The genomic region GTGGCGCACGCGGCCGGCCTGGTGCACCGGGACATCAAGCCGGGCAATGTGATGATCACCGACGACGGCGGCGTGAAGGTGGTGGACTTCGGCATCGCCCGCGCCTCGGCCTCCGGGCAGCAGCTCACCCAGACCGCCACCGTGCTCGGCACCGCCGCCTACCTGTCGCCCGAGCAGGCCACGGCCGGCGAGGTGGACGGCCGCGCCGACCTGTACGCGCTGGGCTGCGTGCTGACCGAGATGCTGACCGGCGAGCCGCCGTTCACCGCCGACACCCCGGTGGCCATCGCCTTCAAGCAGGTCACCGAGGAGGCCGCGCCGGTCAGCCGGCGCCGCCCCGAGCTGCCGCCCGCGCTGGACCTGATTGTGGCGCGGCTGCTGGCCAAGCGTCCGCAGGACCGGCCGGCGACGGCGGCCGCCGCCCGGGCCGAGCTGCTCGCCGCGGTGCCGGTGGCGGGGGCGGTGGACCGCACCGCCGAGCTGCTGGCGATGACCGCGCCGGGACCAGCGGGCGCCGGCGACCGGACGGCGCTGCTGCCGCCCACTCCGGGCCACCGGCCCGCCGCCGCCCACACCTCCGTGATGGCACCGCTGCCCCCGCACTCGCCGGAGCAGTACCAGGACGCGCCGGAGCCGCGCCGCTCCGGCCGGACCCTCGGGCTGGTGCTCGGCGGGGTCGGCCTGGCGGCGGCCGGACTGATCGGGGTGCTGGTCTCCTCGAACTCCGCCGCCGGCAACGGTGCCGGCCAGCCCCGGGCGGGCCACTCCGAGTCGGCCGCCGCGCCGCCGGCCGCCGCCTCCGCGTCCAGCAGCCCGACGGCCCCGTCCCCCTCGCCGGGCACGGCCCGTCCCACCCCCGCCTCGCCGGCCGCCGCGATCGCCGCGCTGCGCGCGGAGATGGTCCAGGCACAGCTGCCGAAGGACCGTCAGGCCCCGCTGCTGAAGACCCTCGACGCGGCCACCGCCGCGCTGGTCGGCCAGCAGCCGCAGGACGCCGTAGTGGCCCTGAAGGCCGAGCAGCGCCAAGTCCGCGACCTGTCCAAGAAGCACGCCGTCGACAACCAGACCGCGGCCTCCTGGCAGCGCCAACTCGCCTCGATCATCACCAGCTTGAACGCCGACGCCAACAACCCCGACAACCCCGACAACGGCGGCAACTGACCGGCGGCAACCGACCGACCGGCGGGTCGTCACCGAGGCTGCGCCACACCCAACGCGCAGGACTCGGCGAACCCCTGGCTGGTCAGCCCGAAGGCGCTGTTCACCCGCGAACGCAGGTTCTCGAGCGCGACCATCATGGTCAGTTCCACGAAGGCCGGTTCGCCGAGCCGGGCGAGAAGTTCGGCGGCCAGCTCGTCGCTGACGGCCGGCTCGGTCTCGGTCATCGCCTCGGCGTAGGCCAGCACCGAGCGCTCCAGCGGGCTGAACACCCCGGTGGTCTCGCGCCAGTTCGGCACCTGGCTGATCTTCTCCTGGGACAGCCCCTGCCCGGCGCCCTCCCAGTAGCCGAAGTCCATGCACCAGGAGCAGTTGATCCGCG from Kitasatospora azatica KCTC 9699 harbors:
- a CDS encoding protein kinase domain-containing protein, producing the protein MIGRALNGRYELVGTLGAGGMATVYHGVDRVLGREVAVKILNGGLAEDPRFAERFGREAQHAAMLVHPRIAMVFDSGMDQGSPYIVMELIRGRSLGSVLAEGGPLPVERAVGIAAAVCEALEVAHAAGLVHRDIKPGNVMITDDGGVKVVDFGIARASASGQQLTQTATVLGTAAYLSPEQATAGEVDGRADLYALGCVLTEMLTGEPPFTADTPVAIAFKQVTEEAAPVSRRRPELPPALDLIVARLLAKRPQDRPATAAAARAELLAAVPVAGAVDRTAELLAMTAPGPAGAGDRTALLPPTPGHRPAAAHTSVMAPLPPHSPEQYQDAPEPRRSGRTLGLVLGGVGLAAAGLIGVLVSSNSAAGNGAGQPRAGHSESAAAPPAAASASSSPTAPSPSPGTARPTPASPAAAIAALRAEMVQAQLPKDRQAPLLKTLDAATAALVGQQPQDAVVALKAEQRQVRDLSKKHAVDNQTAASWQRQLASIITSLNADANNPDNPDNGGN
- a CDS encoding carboxymuconolactone decarboxylase family protein; the encoded protein is MARISLTPPRTLLIRLGDWYSRRTYGKVLEPGRAIGHHPRVLLDYVRLERRVARWNRLDPLLKHLAVMAAAARINCSWCMDFGYWEGAGQGLSQEKISQVPNWRETTGVFSPLERSVLAYAEAMTETEPAVSDELAAELLARLGEPAFVELTMMVALENLRSRVNSAFGLTSQGFAESCALGVAQPR